GGAGAccagtggaagaatggtaacGAGGATCATAACAGTAAGCTTGAAGCTCTAAGGGAGATTGCGACAAGGTCTACTACTCCAACTCAAGCTTCTCAGTAGTGACTAATGGATACCCTCCCTATGGACTTAATGCAGTATTattctttaatattttGTTCACGCTCCGTCAGAGTGTGCATGCTcaattaatggtagtcttCTTTACATGTCTATACTCCTTATTCTGATGACATTCATAACCCATTATTCATTCATGGACGGATGACAGAGAGGAGGAATGTAATACTACTTGGACTCCTGGAGAGTAGTACCAGTGTTTCCATGGATAAACCATCCATGTATGCAGAATGACCATATGACAGTCTAATTTgaatgtagaatctccCATTATACTTGTAGGAATGAGTCCTCTCAGTacctcttcattctttccaccctacacatttctatGGAACCGAGAAATCTTGAACTCTCGACACAATTTATCCTAAAGAATATGTATACTAAACATAAGCTTTAGCAATGAAGAGATTACCTCTTCCGAGGACAGAAAGATCCCCATCATCGTCCTTATTCttaatatacatacatAGGGTCCACTTGCATGATCTTCTTCTACCCATTCAGTAGACCTTTTGTTAGCCTTCTGTCATAcctattgcgtattgtttATTGTCAATAGTCATCCTTGTGCACTACTCAttactcatccatactgatCATCTTCATATCAGTTGAGAGGTGGAGTGGGATGAGGATTCAGTATGACTAAAAGTGTTGACATTGACCTTGGAAGACATCCTGGAAGTGGAGGACGAGTAGAACCGGATGGCGACAATAAATACTATTATGAGGATGGAAATGACAATATACCCCTTACACTCACTGTTGAGCACACTCTTAATCTTCCTGGATACAAGAAACTAGAGCACAGACCAGAAGACCAAGTTGTAAAGATTAAAGGGATTAAGAAGGGAGACACTCCTCAGAATGTGCTTCCTAACCCTTCTGGATATTCCAATGTCACAGAGGTGGcagtctactactggtcAGGGGatgataaatatgataaaCCCCTTCTACTTCAACTTGTTAAACTTGGtattgatgaagaatacTATACGTCCACTCCTGAGAACCCAAACTATTGGACTAAACAAGGGGGTATAAATAATAGTAATTTAAAGGATAGGCTTGACAGGCAGAACTgcaagaatggagtccataCTGTAAATATCTCGTACAAGCTTCGCGGAACTACCTCGTATGGTATTGGTTACTACTGTCCAGTTTGTAATCAGAGAATTACGGTAAGCTATCTTGATCCACCTGATCATGACCATTATCACTACTACTCACACACTATTGGACATCCTGGTTCTTCGTCCTCAATCTCAGTCTCTGGATTCAAGGACAAAGATAATTATCAAGTTGGACTCCCACCTGTTAAAGGTGCCCAGTTTATATCTGTCTACTGGAGACAGTTTACTGGTAAGCCTCTTCTCATTGCCTACCAACAAAGACCAGAAAGATGGTTCAGAAGAAATGCTAGTGATGGCAACACTTGGAGTGAAGTATCCCCGAATTTGATACCTGATCCTAGAGATACTAGTCACTATAGGaataaaatcaaagagCTCCTAGACCTTAAGGAATATTACCCTAAACTTACCCCGGATTTATCTAAGATAGATAAATATTCCGATAGTATTACAGGTATATCCATAACTGTTGAAGCCATTACTGGGGATATCTATTCTATACTTGAGCACTCTCTGAATGGCCAACTATTTATGCTTACCGAAGTCAAACATAAGAGCAAGGTTCTAAAAGGTATAAGTTCTGATTATCCCTTGATTAGCATTACGGCCTACTATGACAAAGATGCTAGTACTGAGAGTGAAGATAAACTTGACTTGGTTGAACTTGCTGTTCAAATACTTGAAAGTGGGATTCATTATACCAGATATATATACTACGGCAGACCTAGTACAACTAAGGAAAACTCATGGTACGCATTTCTTAACTTAGGCACTCGGCCTAGTGAGGAAGATCTGAGGAAGGAAGTAGATAGAATTAATGAACTGAAAGATAAGAAATACAGTATGGATAAAATCATTAAGGCATCCCTGCAAGTTGCTAAACCTGGAGTGGGTGCAGGTGCTGCAGGATTTGGTACATGGAAACTATGGTCTGTACTCGCGACTCTAGTTTAATGGTCCGTGTCAGAATGAGACTCCCCCTATATACTCCTCTCTTCTCAGTAGGCAGGACTAGGGAGTCTCTAACCTTAACTATTGATGTATAACATTACTCGTTTTCTTATAAGGGTACAtg
The sequence above is drawn from the Theileria equi strain WA chromosome 4 map unlocalized gcontig_1105471998858, whole genome shotgun sequence genome and encodes:
- a CDS encoding hypothetical protein (encoded by transcript BEWA_016460A), translated to MTKSVDIDLGRHPGSGGRVEPDGDNKYYYEDGNDNIPLTLTVEHTLNLPGYKKLEHRPEDQVVKIKGIKKGDTPQNVLPNPSGYSNVTEVAVYYWSGDDKYDKPLLLQLVKLGIDEEYYTSTPENPNYWTKQGGINNSNLKDRLDRQNCKNGVHTVNISYKLRGTTSYGIGYYCPVCNQRITVSYLDPPDHDHYHYYSHTIGHPGSSSSISVSGFKDKDNYQVGLPPVKGAQFISVYWRQFTGKPLLIAYQQRPERWFRRNASDGNTWSEVSPNLIPDPRDTSHYRNKIKELLDLKEYYPKLTPDLSKIDKYSDSITGISITVEAITGDIYSILEHSLNGQLFMLTEVKHKSKVLKGISSDYPLISITAYYDKDASTESEDKLDLVELAVQILESGIHYTRYIYYGRPSTTKENSWYAFLNLGTRPSEEDLRKEVDRINELKDKKYSMDKIIKASLQVAKPGVGAGAAGFGTWKLWSVLATLV